From the genome of Mycetocola spongiae, one region includes:
- a CDS encoding carbohydrate ABC transporter permease, whose translation MTHTTPSVGQRLVGFANRHRALVLAGPAVAFIIAMVAFPLVYTLYLSMTDASGSVRADVNFNGFDNFAELLGDTDRFWPAVWRTVFFTGGAVIVELSLGMAIALLLRRSFRGERWVRVAVLLPLVATPVAVGMMWLLIFEPTIGAANELLRFLGIPPQGWISSRTQALPTLMFVDIWQWTPMVVIILLAGLTSLPEEPDEAARVDGASSLQRFWYVTLPLLAPTMVTAVLLRSIDALKTFDILYATKGKGGGSFHEAETLNVLAYSYSFDYNDYGLSSAVLVLFFLMIVGLCGLLIWTRRKRAL comes from the coding sequence ATGACCCACACCACCCCCTCGGTCGGCCAGAGACTGGTCGGCTTCGCCAACCGGCATCGAGCACTGGTGCTCGCCGGCCCGGCCGTCGCGTTTATTATCGCGATGGTCGCCTTCCCCCTCGTCTATACGCTTTATCTGAGCATGACCGATGCCTCGGGCTCGGTGCGTGCCGACGTGAACTTTAACGGCTTTGATAATTTTGCCGAGCTGCTGGGCGATACCGATCGCTTCTGGCCCGCGGTCTGGCGCACGGTATTTTTCACCGGCGGTGCCGTGATCGTGGAACTCTCCCTCGGCATGGCCATCGCGCTGCTGCTGCGCCGCTCCTTCCGGGGCGAGCGCTGGGTGCGCGTGGCCGTGCTGCTGCCCCTCGTGGCCACCCCCGTGGCCGTGGGCATGATGTGGCTGCTGATTTTTGAGCCCACCATCGGTGCGGCCAATGAGCTGCTGCGCTTCCTCGGAATCCCGCCGCAGGGCTGGATCTCCTCGCGCACCCAGGCCCTGCCCACACTGATGTTTGTGGATATCTGGCAGTGGACCCCGATGGTGGTGATCATCCTGCTGGCCGGGCTGACCTCGCTGCCCGAGGAGCCCGATGAGGCGGCGCGCGTGGACGGCGCAAGCTCGCTCCAGCGCTTCTGGTATGTCACCCTGCCGCTGCTGGCCCCGACCATGGTCACCGCGGTCCTGCTGCGCAGCATCGACGCCCTCAAGACCTTCGATATTCTCTACGCCACCAAGGGTAAGGGAGGCGGGTCCTTCCACGAGGCCGAGACGCTGAACGTGCTGGCCTATAGCTACAGCTTTGACTATAACGATTACGGGCTTTCCTCGGCCGTGCTCGTGCTGTTCTTCCTGATGATCGTGGGCCTGTGTGGCCTGCTGATCTGGACCCGTCGAAAGAGGGCACTGTAA
- a CDS encoding carbohydrate ABC transporter permease translates to MTTTLPREAAPAPSPAAVRPRRRRRPAKTRVASALRVIAIIAVLLFFLVPFAWMVMASMKTSLEITDPSKLLNFTPTIDNFVRVFDQQNFLPYIFNSFWVGFASTALSILLGVPAAYVLARFSMKRSAGMVLVARIIPGVSLLVPWYYVFSNLGLVGSFTVLIISHMFVSLPLIVWIMMSFFEGLPLELEEAAEIDGLTPIGAFLRITLPLSTPGIATAGILAFIFSWNNFLFALTLASDQTRTLPLALFNFVGYAAIDWGGLMAASVVITIPVIVVALFTQKYIVSGLSAGATKG, encoded by the coding sequence ATGACCACCACACTCCCTCGCGAGGCCGCGCCCGCGCCCAGCCCCGCGGCGGTGCGCCCGCGTCGCCGTCGCCGCCCCGCCAAGACCCGCGTGGCCTCCGCGCTGCGGGTCATCGCGATCATCGCCGTCCTGCTGTTTTTCCTGGTGCCCTTTGCCTGGATGGTGATGGCCTCGATGAAAACCAGCCTCGAGATCACCGACCCCTCGAAGCTGCTCAACTTCACCCCCACGATCGATAATTTTGTGCGGGTTTTTGATCAGCAGAACTTCCTGCCCTATATCTTTAACAGCTTCTGGGTGGGCTTTGCATCCACGGCGCTGTCGATCCTGCTCGGGGTTCCCGCCGCCTATGTGCTTGCGCGGTTCTCGATGAAGCGCTCCGCGGGCATGGTTCTGGTCGCGCGGATCATCCCGGGCGTGAGCCTGCTGGTGCCCTGGTACTACGTATTCTCCAACCTCGGATTGGTGGGCAGCTTCACGGTGCTCATCATCAGCCATATGTTTGTATCGCTGCCGCTGATCGTCTGGATCATGATGTCCTTCTTTGAGGGGCTGCCGCTGGAACTCGAGGAGGCCGCGGAGATCGACGGGCTCACCCCGATCGGCGCATTCCTGAGGATCACCCTCCCGCTGTCCACCCCGGGCATCGCCACCGCGGGTATCCTCGCGTTCATCTTCTCCTGGAATAACTTCCTCTTTGCGCTGACGCTGGCCAGCGATCAGACCCGCACGCTCCCGCTGGCCCTGTTTAACTTTGTGGGTTATGCGGCGATCGACTGGGGCGGGCTCATGGCGGCCTCCGTGGTGATTACGATCCCCGTGATCGTGGTGGCCCTGTTTACGCAAAAATACATCGTCTCCGGCCTGAGTGCCGGGGCAACCAAGGGATAG